A stretch of Gorilla gorilla gorilla isolate KB3781 chromosome 9, NHGRI_mGorGor1-v2.1_pri, whole genome shotgun sequence DNA encodes these proteins:
- the B3GNT6 gene encoding acetylgalactosaminyl-O-glycosyl-glycoprotein beta-1,3-N-acetylglucosaminyltransferase produces MAFPCRRSLTAKTLACLLVGVSFLALQQWFLQAPRSPREERSLQEETPESPTDAPAADEPPSELVPGPPCVANASANATADFEQLPARIQDFLRYRHCRHFPLLWDAPAKCAGGRGVFLLLAVKSAPEHYERRELIRRTWGQERSYGGRPVRRLFLLGTPGPEDQARAERLAELVALEAREHGDVLQWAFADTFLNLTLKHLHLLDWLAARCPHARFLLSGDDDVFVHTANVVRFLQAQPPGRHLFSGQLMEGSVPIRDSWSKYFVPPQLFPGSAYPVYCSGGGFLLSGPTARALRAAARHTPLFPIDDAYMGMCLERAGLAPSGHEGIRPFGVQLPGAQQSSFDPCMYRELLLVHRFAPYEMLLMWKALHSPALSCDRGHRVS; encoded by the coding sequence ATGGCTTTTCCCTGCCGCAGGTCCCTGACTGCCAAGACTCTGGCCTGCCTCCTGGTGGGCGTGAGTTTCTTAGCACTGCAGCAGTGGTTCCTCCAGGCGCCAAGGTCCCCGCGGGAGGAGAGGTCCCTGCAGGAGGAGACGCCAGAGAGTCCCACCGACGCTCCCGCGGCTGACGAACCGCCCTCGGAGCTCGTCCCCGGGCCCCCGTGCGTGGCGAACGCCTCGGCGAACGCCACGGCCGACTTCGAGCAGCTGCCCGCGCGCATCCAGGACTTCCTGCGGTACCGCCACTGCCGCCACTTTCCGCTGCTTTGGGACGCACCGGCCAAGTGCGCCGGCGGCCGAGGCGTGTTCCTGCTCCTGGCGGTGAAGTCGGCGCCTGAGCACTACGAGCGACGCGAGCTCATCCGGCGCACGTGGGGGCAAGAGCGCAGCTACGGCGGGCGGCCAGTGCGCCGCCTCTTCCTATTGGGCACCCCGGGCCCCGAGGACCAGGCGCGCGCGGAGCGGCTGGCGGAGCTGGTGGCGCTGGAGGCGCGCGAGCACGGCGACGTGCTGCAGTGGGCCTTCGCGGACACCTTCCTCAACCTCACGCTCAAGCACCTGCACTTGCTCGACTGGCTGGCTGCACGCTGCCCGCACGCGCGCTTTCTGCTCAGCGGCGACGACGACGTGTTCGTGCACACCGCCAACGTAGTCCGCTTCCTGCAGGCGCAGCCACCCGGCCGCCACCTGTTCTCCGGCCAGCTCATGGAGGGCTCCGTGCCCATCCGCGACAGCTGGAGCAAGTACTTCGTGCCGCCGCAGCTCTTCCCCGGGTCCGCTTACCCGGTGTACTGCAGCGGCGGCGGCTTCCTCCTGTCCGGCCCCACGGCCCGGGCCCTGCGCGCGGCCGCCCGCCACACCCCGCTCTTCCCCATCGACGACGCCTACATGGGCATGTGTCTGGAGCGCGCCGGCCTGGCGCCCAGCGGCCACGAGGGCATCCGGCCCTTCGGCGTGCAGCTGCCTGGCGCACAGCAGTCCTCCTTCGACCCTTGCATGTACCGCGAGTTGCTGCTAGTGCACCGCTTCGCGCCCTACGAGATGCTGCTCATGTGGAAGGCGCTGCACAGCCCCGCGCTCAGCTGTGACCGGGGACACCGGGTCTCCTGA